One window from the genome of Panthera leo isolate Ple1 chromosome D3, P.leo_Ple1_pat1.1, whole genome shotgun sequence encodes:
- the RPL17 gene encoding 60S ribosomal protein L17, whose product MVRYSLDPENPTKSCKSRGSNLRVHFKNTRETAQAIKGMHIRKATKYLKDVTLQKQCVPFRRYNGGVGRCAQAKQWGWTQGRWPKKSAEFLLHMLKNAESNAELKGLDVDSLVIEHIQVNKAPKMRRRTYRAHGRINPYMSSPCHIEMILTEKEQIVPKPEEEVAQKKKISQKKLKKQKLMARE is encoded by the exons ATGGTTCGATATTCACTTGACCCGGAAAACCCGACAAAAT catgCAAATCAAGAGGTTCAAATCTTCGTGTTCACTTTAAG AACACACGGGAAACTGCCCAGGCCATCAAGGGTATGCATATCCGAAAAGCCACCAAGTATCTGAAAGATGTCACTTTGCAGAAGCAATGTGTGCCATTCCGACGCTACAATGGTGGAGTTGGTAGGTGTGCCCAG GCCAAACAGTGGGGCTGGACACAGGGTCGGTGGCCCAAAAAGAGTGCCGAATTTTTACTGCACatgcttaaaaatgcagagagtaATGCTGAACTTAAG GGTTTAGATGTAGATTCTCTGGTCATTGAGCACATCCAGGTGAACAAAGCCCCCAAAATGCGGCGTAGAACTTACAGGGCTCATGGTCGGATTAACCCATACATGAGCTCTCCCTGCCACATTGAGATGATCCTTACTGAAAAAGAGCAGATTGTTCCTAAACCAGAAGAGGAGGTTGCAcagaagaaaaag atatcccagaagaaactgaagaaacaaaaacttatggCCCGGGAGTAA